The Coregonus clupeaformis isolate EN_2021a chromosome 13, ASM2061545v1, whole genome shotgun sequence genome includes a region encoding these proteins:
- the LOC121579969 gene encoding tripartite motif-containing protein 16, which translates to MAESNFPLPPDGYTCLLCADVLRDPVTISCGDTYCLECIKIYWDQYDHLGVFSCPQCRATFSPRPVLRRNVPNVTQEPEQQPFPYLQRDSLCDFCVGRRSKAVKSCLMCLAYYCETHVKPHYESATFKRHKLVDEMGHLDRKICPQHQKGLELFCRSDQMCICVLCTVREHRSHNIISAEEERAEKQKNLVLTQSEVQHIIQERMKELQELRHNVDVLKSNAQRVMSDSDTIFSEMLQAVERWHAEVRQLTKANMQVAMSQAEGYVERLEQEILELQRKDVELRQILDTEDNIHFLQNFPTLCVPPEPMVPKVLINPQFSFGEVTKTATDMKEHLDDICKKELSKISKLVSDTPVYILSPRGGDKRFKAPSRADSQEPKTRADFLRYSCSLNFDPNTAYKELVLFEGNHKVMRKKTVQFYPDHPERFNGFSQVLCRESLGGFRYYWEAEWSGEFSIGVAYKSISRKSKNSHSLLGYNDKSWSLLCSDSGYSAWHNKMDKDLPEAPRATRIGVYLDYTANTVAFYSVSEAMELIHKFKAQFSEPLYAGFGVGSSVSLCQLKENLQPYRAQ; encoded by the exons ATGGCTGAGTCTAACTTCCCCCTGCCTCCAGATGGCTACACCTGTCTTCTGTGTGCAGACGTGCTGCGAGACCCCGTCACCATCTCCTGTGGAGACACCTACTGTCTGGAGTGCATCAAGATCTACTGGGACCAGTACGACCACCTGGGGGTGTTCAGCTGTCCCCAGTGCCGGGCCACTTTCAGCCCTCGCCCCGTGCTGAGGCGCAATGTGCCCAACGTGACCCAGGAGCCCGAGCAGCAGCCCTTCCCCTACCTCCAGAGGGATTCACTGTGTGACTTCTGTGTAGGCCGCCGCAGCAAGGCTGTCAAGTCCTGCCTGATGTGCCTGGCCTACTACTGCGAGACACACGTCAAGCCTCACTACGAGTCGGCCACCTTCAAGAGGCACAAGCTGGTGGATGAGATGGGTCACCTGGACAGGAAGATCTGTCCACAGCACCAGAAGGGCCTGGAGCTGTTCTGTCGCTCAGACCAGATGTGTATCTGTGTGCTGTGTACCGTCAGGGAGCACCGCAGCCACAACATCATCTCTGCTGAGGAGGAGCGCGCTGAGAAACAG AAAAACCTGGTGttgacccagtctgaggtccagcaCATCATTCAGGAGCGGATGAAGGAACTGCAGGAGTTGAGACACAATGTTGACGTTCTCAAG AGCAATGCCCAGCGGGTGATGTCGGACAGTGATACGATCTTCAGTGAGATGCTGCAGGCGGTGGAGCGCTGGCACGCTGAGGTGAGACAGCTGACTAAGGCCAACATGCAGGTGGCCATGTCACAGGCTGAGGGATACGTGGAGCGGCTGGAGCAGGAGATCCTGGAGCTGCAGCGCAAAGACGTCGAGCTGCGCCAGATCCTGGACACAGAGGACAACATCCACTTCCTACAG AATTTCCCCACGCTGTGTGTTCCTCCTGAGCCCATGGTGCCCAAAGTCCTGATCAACCCCCAGTTCTCCTTCGGAGAGGTCACTAAGACTGCCACCGACATGAAGGAACATCTAGATGACATTTGTAAGAAGGAGCTGAGCAAAATCTCCAAGCTAG taagTGATACCCCTGTGTACATACTTTCACCAAGAGGTGGAGACAAACGATTCAAAG CACCCTCCAGGGCAGATTCTCAGGAACCCAAAACTAGAGCAGACTTCTTGAGAT ATTCCTGTTCGCTCAATTTTGACCCCAACACAGCCTACAAAGAGCTGGTTCTGTTTGAGGGGAACCACAAAGTGATGCGGAAGAAGACAGTCCAGTTTTACCCGGACCACCCCGAGCGATTCAATGGCTTCTCCCAGGTTCTATGCAGGGAGTCACTGGGTGGGTTCAGGTACTACTGGGAAGCAGAGTGGAGTGGGGAGTTCTCTATCGGAGTGGCCTACAAGAGCATTAGCCGCAAGAGTAAGAACTCTCACAGTCTGCTGGGCTACAACGACAAATCCTGGAGCCTGCTCTGCTCTGACTCGGGCTACTCCGCATGGCACAACAAGATGGACAAGGACCTGCCAGAGGCCCCGCGGGCCACACGGATTGGAGTGTACCTGGACTACACTGCCAACACGGTGGCCTTCTACTCTGTGTCAGAGGCCATGGAGCTGATCCACAAATTCAAGGCCCAGTTCTCTGAGCCCCTGTATGCAGGCTTTGGAGTGGGCTCCTCTGTGTCCCTCTGCCAACTAAAGGAGAACCTCCAACCTTACCGAGCACAGTGA